The region GCGGTTGATAAAAAGAGTTTCATTTTCGCTCATCATTTTCTCCTTATAATTTTTGATTATTTTATGATATGTGCGGTTATAAAGTTCTTATTTTGTTAAAAATTTAGTTACAATAGTGCAAATTTTAAACATAAAGGTTTCTTATGTCGGATTATATTATTTTAGTTGGCATTTTTATTGTGGCGGTTGTTATCTTTGCGCTTATCAAAAAGGTCTCTTTTTAGCCTTTAAATTTCTCCCACCACAAGTAGGCAAAGATGAGCCCAAAGCCCTTAACCTTGCCCTCGTCAAAGGCAAATTTCATCATATCTTCTCGTTTTATAAAAACTAGCTCGATATCCTCGCCATCGACGCCACCGCCTGCATTTACCTTCATGCTCTCATCGATCTTTGCGTAAAACATCGTTTGCATGTTGCCGCCAAAGCCAAAAGCGCCATACGTCATCGTGATGCGCTCCATCTCTTTTAGCTCGTATCCTACCTCTTCGACTGCCTCTTCTCTAGCGGTTTGCTCTTCGCTTAGCCCCTTATCCATAAGCCCTGCGCAAAGCTCATAAGTAAAGCCTTGCTCGTTTGTTTTGATGCCTTCTTTTTCTTGCGAGTACCAA is a window of Campylobacter concisus DNA encoding:
- a CDS encoding NUDIX domain-containing protein, with product MDTTITNLEILPLGESKYLKPFKMKFKQNGLQRDWDCVKVMNSVSIFLYHEQKDAFLFVKQFRPAVWYSQEKEGIKTNEQGFTYELCAGLMDKGLSEEQTAREEAVEEVGYELKEMERITMTYGAFGFGGNMQTMFYAKIDESMKVNAGGGVDGEDIELVFIKREDMMKFAFDEGKVKGFGLIFAYLWWEKFKG